A portion of the Bacteroidota bacterium genome contains these proteins:
- a CDS encoding sulfite exporter TauE/SafE family protein has translation MNTETTYWLFILLLFIVAFLYASVGHGGASGYLALMALFGIAPSVMKSSALLMNIFVSLIAFYEYYRGGHFRWKLFFPFAIASIPFSFMGAYITLDAFLYKKILGVILIFPILRLFGIFGKGNESEKEINRTWAFALGALIGLLSGIIGIGGGIILSPIILLLHWGNMKETAAVSALFIFVNSVSGLAGVFSNGVSIDHSVYVWVFVALLGGFSGAYFGSRKLNNPVLKKILSVVLVIASVKLLTVSEK, from the coding sequence ATGAATACTGAAACAACATATTGGCTTTTCATCCTGCTGTTATTTATAGTGGCTTTTCTCTACGCATCAGTCGGGCATGGCGGAGCAAGCGGCTACCTTGCACTGATGGCGTTGTTCGGAATTGCACCATCGGTTATGAAATCGTCTGCGCTTTTAATGAATATTTTCGTTTCATTAATTGCATTCTATGAATATTACAGAGGCGGACATTTCCGATGGAAATTATTTTTTCCGTTTGCCATTGCTTCCATTCCTTTCTCATTCATGGGTGCATATATAACTCTTGACGCATTTTTATACAAAAAAATTCTCGGAGTGATTTTGATTTTCCCTATTCTCAGGTTATTTGGGATTTTCGGAAAAGGAAATGAATCGGAGAAAGAAATTAATCGCACATGGGCGTTTGCCCTTGGAGCGCTCATTGGATTGTTATCCGGAATAATTGGAATTGGAGGAGGAATAATTCTTTCGCCAATAATTCTTTTACTTCATTGGGGAAACATGAAAGAAACGGCAGCTGTTTCAGCGCTTTTCATTTTTGTAAATTCTGTTTCTGGTCTTGCCGGGGTATTTAGCAATGGTGTATCCATTGACCATTCAGTTTATGTATGGGTATTCGTTGCACTTCTTGGAGGGTTTTCAGGCGCGTATTTTGGGAGCAGAAAATTAAACAACCCGGTTCTTAAAAAAATTCTTTCGGTTGTTTTAGTAATTGCGAGCGTAAAACTTTTAACTGTGAGCGAAAAATGA
- a CDS encoding molybdenum cofactor guanylyltransferase has translation MNRQKITGVILAGGKNSRMGAAKGLLMVDGKKIIERIIDAMKPVVDEIMIISNENNYDYLGYKVHADLIKDCGPMGGIHTALSFSASEKNLIVACDMPFLTSSILKQIIDISSGYEITISEFSGEVQPLCAVYSSVCRNKFKELITIEAWKMKKALKHFKTKTISFSENHFQNINTPEEYRTIKKTNHEYSN, from the coding sequence ATGAACAGACAAAAAATTACAGGAGTGATTCTGGCAGGTGGAAAAAATTCCAGAATGGGAGCTGCTAAAGGTTTGCTTATGGTTGATGGGAAAAAAATTATTGAAAGAATTATTGATGCAATGAAACCGGTTGTGGATGAAATTATGATAATTTCAAATGAAAATAATTATGATTACCTTGGATATAAAGTTCACGCTGACCTAATTAAAGATTGCGGACCAATGGGAGGAATTCACACGGCACTATCATTCAGCGCCAGCGAAAAAAATTTAATTGTCGCTTGCGACATGCCTTTTCTCACAAGCAGTATTTTAAAACAAATTATTGATATTTCTTCCGGCTACGAAATTACTATTTCCGAATTTTCAGGTGAAGTACAGCCGCTTTGTGCGGTGTATTCTTCGGTTTGCAGAAACAAATTTAAAGAGCTTATTACAATTGAAGCATGGAAAATGAAAAAAGCATTAAAGCATTTCAAAACAAAAACAATTTCATTTTCAGAAAATCATTTTCAAAACATAAATACACCTGAAGAATACCGAACTATAAAAAAAACTAATCATGAGTATTCAAATTAA
- a CDS encoding MoaD/ThiS family protein translates to MSIQINLFGSLAEVVGKTQLNINDVNDTEALKQKMLDDFPKLKNYQFVIAVSKQIIKENQLLNAGDVVALLPPFAGG, encoded by the coding sequence ATGAGTATTCAAATTAACCTTTTCGGTTCCTTGGCTGAAGTTGTGGGGAAAACTCAGTTGAATATTAATGATGTTAATGACACAGAGGCTCTTAAGCAGAAAATGCTGGATGATTTTCCAAAATTGAAAAACTATCAATTCGTGATTGCTGTTTCTAAACAAATTATTAAAGAGAATCAATTATTAAATGCAGGCGATGTTGTAGCTTTGTTGCCTCCATTTGCAGGAGGATAA
- the moeB gene encoding molybdopterin-synthase adenylyltransferase MoeB — MLSEKEITRYSRHLLLPEIGIEGQEKIKNSKVLIIGAGGLGCSVLMYLTAAGVGKIGIIDFDTVDETNLQRQVLYDINDVGQLKSEIAKYKLSKQNPLIEIESINSKLSTQNAIEIFSEYTIIVDGTDNFSTRYMVNDACVLSGKTLVSGSIFKFQGQVSVFNYQNSKKEFGPTYRCLFASPPPAESAPSCSEIGVMGVLPGIIGTLMANEVIKIIASIGKTLSGKILLVDSLTMNFHTIAIERNPEAIKSAPQSAEAFRKTDYDYFCGIKNNKPPIREISSEKLFSLIASEEKIQLLDVREPNEMPEVSELNDLKVPLGEIEKHIHKIYRDKKVIVICRSGNRSRKAIELLYEKFGFQNLYNLKGGVMEWIKIFGEKQKHERQEKA, encoded by the coding sequence ATGCTTTCAGAAAAAGAAATAACACGTTACAGCAGACACCTTCTGCTTCCTGAAATAGGAATAGAAGGTCAGGAAAAAATAAAAAACTCTAAAGTGCTGATAATTGGTGCAGGAGGTTTAGGCTGTTCTGTTCTGATGTATCTCACAGCTGCCGGAGTTGGAAAAATCGGAATTATTGATTTTGATACAGTGGATGAAACAAATCTTCAGCGACAAGTATTGTACGATATTAATGATGTGGGACAATTAAAATCGGAGATTGCTAAATACAAACTTTCTAAACAAAATCCACTTATAGAAATTGAAAGCATAAACAGCAAACTCAGCACTCAAAATGCGATTGAGATTTTTTCAGAATATACTATTATAGTTGACGGCACCGATAATTTTTCAACCCGCTACATGGTAAACGATGCTTGTGTATTGTCAGGAAAAACACTGGTGTCAGGTTCTATATTCAAATTTCAGGGGCAAGTTTCTGTATTTAATTATCAAAACTCCAAAAAAGAATTTGGTCCAACATACCGTTGTTTGTTTGCTTCACCACCTCCAGCAGAGTCAGCCCCCTCCTGTTCTGAAATTGGTGTGATGGGTGTATTGCCGGGGATTATCGGAACACTCATGGCGAATGAAGTCATTAAAATTATTGCCAGCATAGGAAAAACTCTTTCCGGAAAAATTCTGCTCGTAGATTCTCTAACAATGAATTTTCATACGATTGCAATAGAAAGAAATCCGGAAGCGATAAAATCAGCTCCACAAAGTGCCGAAGCATTCAGAAAAACGGATTACGATTATTTCTGCGGCATAAAAAACAATAAACCACCTATCCGGGAAATTTCATCGGAAAAACTTTTTTCCCTGATTGCATCCGAAGAAAAAATCCAACTGCTGGATGTCAGAGAGCCCAATGAAATGCCTGAGGTTTCCGAACTCAACGATTTAAAAGTCCCCCTTGGAGAAATTGAAAAACATATTCATAAAATTTATCGTGACAAAAAAGTAATTGTGATATGCCGTAGCGGAAATAGAAGCAGAAAAGCCATAGAACTTTTATATGAAAAATTTGGTTTCCAAAATCTTTACAACCTGAAGGGAGGGGTGATGGAATGGATAAAAATATTCGGAGAAAAACAAAAACATGAACGACAAGAAAAAGCATAA